The Terriglobales bacterium region ATCTGGATGGCGCGCAACAGTGGCGTCTCTGCCTCCTTGGGGCGACCTGATTTCACCAGCGCGTAGCCGAGATTGGTGAAGCCGCCGGCCAGGTTGGGAGCAAGTTCGGTCCCGGTTCTTAGCACCGGCACGGCCTCCGCATACTTCTCCTGCATCAGGTAGGCATAACCTAAGCCTAAGTAGGCATGGGCCTGCTTCGGATCGAAGCGGATGGCCGCCTCGAAAGACGCGGCGGCCTTGTCCCACTGCTTGGCTTCCAGGGCTTGCTCTCCGGCAGCCAGGGCCAGCGGCCCGGCGTTCGCCGAGCGCGCATAGGTGAAACTCCCGAATAACAGGACAGCGCACACCCCAAAGGCGAGCACCCGGCGGTTGTGGCCCTCCGCCGAGGCGGCGACAGGGAGCAGCGCGCCCAGCAATAATCCGGTGGCCAGCCCGCCCAGGTGCGCCGAGTTGTCGATGTGCGGATTGATGAACCCGAAGAACAGGTTGTAACCGATGAACGCGACGATGCTCTTGGAGTGCCGCCTCAGGTATTCCGCGGGCAAGGCGAGCTGTCCGGAGCGAAGCAGGGTGACCATGATCCCGGCGAGGCCGAAGATCGCGCCCGAAGCTCCCACGCCCACGACTAGCGGATGCCACCACAAGCTGGCGACCGCGCCCCCGATCCCCGCCAGCAGGTAGGCCAGGATGTAAGTCCCGCGTCCCAGATAGCGCTCCACGAACATGCCCAGCGACCACAGGCACCACATGTTGAACAGCAGGTGGAGGAAGCCGGCGTGGATGAAACAGGAGACCAGCAGGCGCCAGGGCTGACCGCTCAGGGTCACGGGCCCGGAGTCAGCGCCCCAGCGCAGGAGTTGAGCGGTGGTCGGCGTGGCGGGCGAAACACCGCGCGCCACCATCACGACGAACATCAGGAGGTTCAGTGCGATGAGGGCGGAGGTGGCGGGGAACAGCCCGATCAGTTGGGAGGTAGTAAGGCGTAGGGGTGCGGAGGGTGGTTCGGGCGCATCCGCCGGCATCTCGCGGCATTGCGGGCACAGGTCGCTGGCCGCGCCCACTATGGGGGGCGAGAATTCGGCGCCGCAGCGGCGGCAGGTCGCGATGTTGAAGTGGGTCATGGCGCGCTCGCGGGGGTCTGGCTGATGAAGGCTTTCACCGCGATCTGGTTGGGCTGCAGTCCGACCGGGATCAGCAGGAACATGACGTAGGGAGTGGTGTCCTTGCCGCGGGGTTTGCGCTTCTGGATGACGGCTACGTCGGCGCTCTGCGTGTCCACCACCAGGACGTAATTCTCGCGCGGCGAGAGCGCAATCGCGTCCGGCCGGTTGCCGACGGGGATCGCCATCAGCAGTTTGCTGTTGTCGATGGCGAACACCGAGACGGTGTCGGAGCCGAAGTTGCTGACGTAGAGCAGCGTGTTATCGGCGCTGACCGTCCCGCGCGCGGGGTTGCTGCCGATCAGGTAGGTGCCCCCGACCTCGTTGGCGCCGGTCTCGATGACCGACACCGAGTGGGCGTCGAAGTTGCTGACGAATATCTCGCCGCCATCAGGCTTGAGCGCCAGGTGGACCGGCGTCTTGCCCACGTCGAGCAGGGCCAGCAGCTTCTGCGAGCGCAGGTCCACGGCCGCCACCTGTCCGGAGCCGGTGCAGGCGACGAAGGCTTTCGAGGAGTCGGGCAGAATGGCCACATCTTCCGGCTGGCGACAGATGGGCACCGTCGCAAGAACTTTGTGCTGGTCAGCATCGAGCAGCGACACGGAATCACCGCCCCGGTTGGAGACCACCACCACCTTGCCGTCGGGCGAGATGCGCGCCACACCGGGCGCGGCGCCGACTCCCACCGTGGCCAGCACCCGCCGCTTCTCCAGGTCGAGGATGGAGACGTTCGCCGAGCCGGAATTGGCAACGTAACCCCGGCGGCCGTCCTGCGAAACATCGATGAAGTACGGCTTCCCGTGCACGCCGATGGTGGCGACCACCGCATTGCGCTCGGCGTCGATGATGCTCACGTTGTCCGAGCCGCTGTTCACCGCGTAAATCTCGTTCTTCTTGGGATTGGGGCTGATGCCGGTGGGCCCGCGGCCGACGGCAAGGGTCTTGATCACCTTGAGCGTGAGCAGGTCGATGACACTGACCGAATTGCTCTTGCCGTTGGTAACGTAGGCGTACTCGCGGTAGCCGGGCGGAATGGGCTGGCTGGAACAACCCAGGAGGCAGGCGGCAGAAAGCAGGAAGCAGGCGGCAGAAAGCAGGAGGCAAGCGGCAGCAGGCGCGAAGATTCTCTTCGAGAATCCTGCGTGCTCCCGTGTCTCCGTGGTGGATGTAGCTTTC contains the following coding sequences:
- a CDS encoding rhomboid family intramembrane serine protease; this encodes MTHFNIATCRRCGAEFSPPIVGAASDLCPQCREMPADAPEPPSAPLRLTTSQLIGLFPATSALIALNLLMFVVMVARGVSPATPTTAQLLRWGADSGPVTLSGQPWRLLVSCFIHAGFLHLLFNMWCLWSLGMFVERYLGRGTYILAYLLAGIGGAVASLWWHPLVVGVGASGAIFGLAGIMVTLLRSGQLALPAEYLRRHSKSIVAFIGYNLFFGFINPHIDNSAHLGGLATGLLLGALLPVAASAEGHNRRVLAFGVCAVLLFGSFTYARSANAGPLALAAGEQALEAKQWDKAAASFEAAIRFDPKQAHAYLGLGYAYLMQEKYAEAVPVLRTGTELAPNLAGGFTNLGYALVKSGRPKEAETPLLRAIQIDPKDADAWENLALAYALEGKVAAARTAAATALRFNPNMKEAREIFEAGQESSKKAGPPSRRK
- a CDS encoding beta-propeller fold lactonase family protein, whose amino-acid sequence is MKATSTTETREHAGFSKRIFAPAAACLLLSAACFLLSAACLLGCSSQPIPPGYREYAYVTNGKSNSVSVIDLLTLKVIKTLAVGRGPTGISPNPKKNEIYAVNSGSDNVSIIDAERNAVVATIGVHGKPYFIDVSQDGRRGYVANSGSANVSILDLEKRRVLATVGVGAAPGVARISPDGKVVVVSNRGGDSVSLLDADQHKVLATVPICRQPEDVAILPDSSKAFVACTGSGQVAAVDLRSQKLLALLDVGKTPVHLALKPDGGEIFVSNFDAHSVSVIETGANEVGGTYLIGSNPARGTVSADNTLLYVSNFGSDTVSVFAIDNSKLLMAIPVGNRPDAIALSPRENYVLVVDTQSADVAVIQKRKPRGKDTTPYVMFLLIPVGLQPNQIAVKAFISQTPASAP